Proteins from a genomic interval of Candidatus Alcyoniella australis:
- the ispF gene encoding 2-C-methyl-D-erythritol 2,4-cyclodiphosphate synthase, whose translation MRVGHGFDVHRLVPGRRLILGGVQIEHPLGLEGHSDADVLAHAVADALLGAAGLGDIGRHFPDDDSQYRGADSLELLSRVAELITQGGLTVGNVDATIIAQAPRMAPHIEPMQTNLARAMSIAPVQVNVKATTTEGLGYIGEGLGIAAHAVALLELISES comes from the coding sequence GTACACCGGCTCGTGCCGGGCCGCAGGCTGATCCTCGGCGGCGTACAGATCGAACACCCGCTGGGCCTCGAGGGGCACTCGGATGCCGACGTGCTGGCTCACGCTGTGGCCGACGCGCTGCTGGGCGCAGCGGGTTTGGGCGATATCGGCCGCCATTTTCCTGACGACGATTCGCAGTATCGCGGTGCGGACAGTCTCGAGCTGCTCTCGCGGGTCGCGGAGCTGATTACTCAGGGCGGCCTGACGGTCGGCAACGTCGACGCCACGATCATCGCCCAGGCGCCGCGGATGGCGCCGCACATCGAACCGATGCAAACCAACTTGGCGCGGGCGATGTCCATTGCCCCGGTGCAGGTCAACGTCAAGGCCACCACCACCGAGGGTTTGGGATACATTGGCGAGGGACTCGGAATCGCGGCCCACGCCGTGGCCCTGCTAGAGCTGATCTCCGAATCCTGA